GAGAAAGAACAAAAACTGAAACCTGCGCTAAATGAACCTTCACGCGATCTAGGATTTATGCTCTATGACATGGATTTTACCGACACAAACGATCCCAAACCCGCTTTTTTCCGAGCACGGATGGATAATGGTGTGATTCAAATTCCGGACTGGGAAAGCGAGGAGGTAAGGAGATGATTCTGCAGGCCTTGTATGAGTATTATCAGAGGAAAGCTGCTGATCCTGAGAGTGATATTGCGACGGAGGGATTTGAAAAGAAGGAAATCAAATACATTATAAAAATCAGGGAAGATGGTTCATTTAATGACCTGATCGATACCAGAGAAAATAAAATTGGTCACTTCTATATCCTTCCGAAATCAGTAGGTCGTTCCGGATCAAATTCATGGCAAACGGCCTTTTTACTCTGGGATCATTATGGCTATGTCCTGGCATTTCCTAGAGACGATACAATAAAAGCTATAGATATGGCAAAAAAACAAAATGAGGCATTTATTAATAGAATTAGGAACCTTCCAGGGGAAGTTAGGGTAGATAAAGGGATCAATGCAATACTCAATTTTTACAATAAAAATCAACAGGAGAAAGTAATAAAACATCCTCTGTGGAAAGAGTGTTCGAGCATTCCTGGATGTAATTTAACTTTCCAGTTGGAAAGTGATCAATGCTTGGTATCAGAAAGAGAATTACTTGCAAATTTCATTTCAAACAGTATTTCGCAAACAAACCAAGAAGAAGCCAACAAACCGCCTATTGAGGGATATTGTCTAATCACCGGCAAGAAAGGTGTTATAAAACGAACCCACACCGCAACACCGATTCCTGGATCGAAAAGCAATGCGAAAATACTGGCTTTTCAAAAAAATTCAGGTTATGATTCCTACGGAAAAGAACAAGCTTATAACGCTCCGGTCTCCTTGCAGGCCGAAGCCGCATATTCGACTGCTTTAAAAACGCTTCTGGATAAAAATTCACAAAATAAACTCTTAATAAATGATATAACAACCGTCTTTTGGGCGGAAAAAAAACCAGCCATGTATGATCTTGAGGAAAATTTCAAATGGCTGATTGATGATTCTCCAAAAGACGATCCGGACAAGGGTGCTCGCGCAGTTAAAGGCTTGTTTGATTCGGTGCTTTCGGGAAAACGGACGATTGATGAAGGAAACCGATTTTATGTGCTCGGCCTTTCCCCGAACTCTGCAAGAATCTCGGTGCGCTTCTGGAAGGTCGGAAAAGTCAGCGATTTTGAAGATAATATAAAACAACATTTTAATGACTTCGAGATTGTTCGAGGACCTCAAGAGCCTGATTATCTGCCACTCAGTAAAATACTGCGAGCCACGGCTTTGGAATACAAGATAGATAATGTACCTCCCAACCTTGCTGGAAAAGTGATAGAGAGTATGCTAGACGGAACTCCCTATCCGGATTCACTACTTAATTTGGACATGAACCGTATCCGTGCCGAACGCGTAGTAACGAGGACGAGAGCGGCGATACTTAAAGCATATTTTAATAGATATAACCGTTTTTATAATAAAAATGAAAAGGAGGTTCTTATGAGTCTTGATAAAGTAAAAAACGATATCGGATACCGACTCGGCAGGCTTTTTGCGGTTATTGAAAAGATCGATGAAGAAGGTGGGGCAGGGACGGTTCGAGAACGGTTTTACGGAGCAGCATCAACCAGTCCAGGAACGGTTTTTTCAAGATTGTTGACCCTTAAAAATCATCATCTTGCGAAATTGGACAATGTAGGAAGAAGAGTGAATTTTGAAAAAGAAATCTGCGAGATATGTGATGAAATTCAGGACTTTCCTTCACATCTAATAATGAAAGAGCAAGCGCAATTTGCAATTGGTTACTATCACCAGCGTCAAGATTATTTCAAACCAAAATCAGACAATAAATAGGAACAGAGGAGGATGCAAATGAATACAATTGATAGAAGACATGATTTCGTTCTTTTTTTTGATGTAAAAGATGGCAATCCGAATGGGGATCCAGACGCGGGTAATCTACCGCGTATTGATGCTGAAAATGGTATGGGTTTGGTTACCGATGTCTGTTTGAAAAGAAAGGTGCGAAATTATGTTCAATTAATCCAGACAAATAAAAAGGGCTATGAGATATTTGTAAAGGAAAGAGGAATTCTGAATGATTTAATCGAGAAAGCATACTCTGATTTAAAAATCGATCTTGAAAAGCCTCCTGTCAACACTGAGGATGGGAAAAAACGTAATGGATCTGGAATCGCACAAGGTAGCGAGATTTCCAAAGGACGTGAGAAGATGTGCAAAGACTACTATGATATACGATCATTTGGTGGAGTGTTGTCAACAGGTGCAAACGCCGGCCAAGTAAGAGGGCCTATTCAATTTACTTTTGCTCGTTCCTTGGAGCCTGTTGTCGCTTTGGAACATTGTATAACAAGAATGGCGGTAACACGTAGAGAGGATTACGAAGAAAAAGGAAAAGATCGTGAAATGGGCCGTAAGTTCACCGTTCCCTACGGTCTTTATCGTGCTCACGGATTTGTTTCCGCTCATCTCGCAGCTCAGACTGGTTTTTCACAGGATGATCTTGATCTTTTCTGGAAGGCGCTTCAGGAGATGTTCGAGCACGACCGCTCCGCGGCGCGCGGTTTCATGTGTACGAGGGCGCTCGTCGTCTTCGAACATGCTACTGCGCTCGGGAATAAGCCCGCCCACACTTTGTTTGATCGGGTGAGTTGGAAAAGGATTAAGGACGGTCCGGCGCGGGACTTTACAGATTACCAGATTCTTCTCGATGGTCAGCCCGTGAAGGAGATATATTTAAAAGTTCCTGTGGCTAATCAGTAAAACTTTGCTCCTTTCGACTTACACCGACTACGCCTGGTCTGAACCGCTTAGGAATCTACCAGACTGCTCATCGAGCGGAGTCGAGATGAGCAGTCTGAATCAGCGGAAACATGAAGATTAAAAGTAAATCTGCAAATTTAATCGAGAGAATCAGCGATGACTTCTGAAATCTCTCACAGGACCACGCAGAATGCCGCATCAAGGGACGCCACCGACTATAGCGAGGGCTGCCGGCAACTGAAGCCCAGCACAGGAGAATACGATATGCCTGTCATTTCAATGTTTTACGGGATCATCGTCCGAATGTTCAACTTCGACAATCAAAAACATCATACTCCTCATATTCATGTCGAATATCAGAACGAATCCGCCGTGGTCGCTATAGAAAGCGGCGAACTACTACAGGGAGACCTTCCTCCGCGCGCGAAAAGGATTTTATTCGCATGGATGGAAATCCACAGGGAAGAGTTGATAGCTGACTGGCGCCTTGCGGTCAACGGCGAGCATCCCTTCAAAATACGGCCGCTGGACTGATTAGGAGGAATAATCATGAGAAAAATATCCGATGTTGCAATTAGTGGCCACAATGGGTTGCTCGTCCGTTTCGCTGACGGAGATGAAAAAATATGTGATATCGCCCCGTTTCTTGAAAGAGGAGATTTCCAGGAGCTGAAAGATCCTTCGCTGTTCAAGACCGCGAAGTCCATCACGTGGGGCGTTGAATGGGACAATGGGCTTGATTTAAGCGCCGATACGCTCGACGCGATCGGAAAGCCGGCGGAAAATGCAATTAGCGGGGAAAGGCAGAAACCTTAAACTACCTCCCACAGCCGCCATTATGCAATTGAGAAGGAAGCCGGGATATTGGGAAAAACGAATTCAATAATGTTTCCCGAAGAAGACTACATCCAGCTCTCATCGATACAGCATTATATCTTTTGCAAAAGACAATGCGCGCTCATCCACGTTGAAGGCCTGTGGGCGGAGAACAGATTCACCGCGCGTGGAAAAATCATGCACGAGCGCGCAGATTCCGGCGACGACGAAACCCGTGGGGATATGCGCATCGCACGGAGCCTGAACATCTATTCCAAACGCCTTGGCCTTTCCGGCAGGGCGGACGTGGTCGAGTTCAAAAAGGAGGGTGGGACGGAGCATCCCTTTCCCGTGGAGTATAAATCGGGACAACCCAAGCGCGATATTTGCGACCTCGCGCAGATTTGCGCGCAGGCCCTTTGCCTGGAGGAGATGACGGGCTTGCCCGTCCGGGAAGGGGCGATTTACTACGGAAGGCCCCGCAGGAGGCTCGCGGTCGAGCTTGACGACGCGCTCCGCCGCGAGACGGAGGACATTATCGCGGCCGTTCATCGAATGATTGAAACCAGGACGGTGCCGGCCGCGAAGCGCGAGAAAAAATGCGACAGCTGCTCTCTCCTGGAGCAGTGCATGCCCGGTATCGGCGAGAAACGGCTCGCAACCTATATCAGGGGGTTGTACACGATCGATGAAGAGACATCTTAACACGCTCTATATCACCTCTCCAGACGCGTACATACATAAAGAGGGTATGACGTTCGTCGTTGAAATCGACGAGAAAAAGGTTCTTCAGGCGCCGGTGCAGACGATCGAGAACATCGTCTGCTTCGGCTTTAAGCCGGTGACGCCCGCGCTCATGGCGTTCTGTGCCGAGAACAATATCGGCGTATGCTATCTTTCCATGCATGGACGGTTTCTCGCGCGCGTATACGGGGAACAGCACGGTAACGTCCTCCTGAGAAAAAAACATTACTCGATGTCCGATTCCGAAGAACAATCGCTTTCGGTGGCGCGGAACATTGTCGCGGCAAAGATCGCAAATTCGAGAAATATACTTCAACGTCATATACGCAATCATGGGGAAGACGAGGGCGGCGACATGTGTGCGGGAGTTCGCTCACTGGCCCGTACGATGAAACTGGTAGAGGGGGCGCACAGTCTGGACACCCTGCGCGGTTTCGAGGGAGAGAGCGCATCGGCCTACTTCGGGTGTTTCAACGAACTCATTACTTCGCAACGGGAAGATTTTCAGTTCAAAGGACGTTCCAGGCGGCCGCCGCTCGACAACATTAACGCGCTTTTATCTTTCGTCTACATGCTTCTTGTGAACGATATCCGCTCCGCGCTGGAGACTACCGGGCTTGACCCGCAGGTGGGATTCCTGCACCGCCTGAGGCCGGGAAGGCCGAGCCTCGCGCTGGACATCATGGAGGAGCTGCGTGCCTATATTGCCGACCGCGTCGTGCTCAATCTTATTAATTTAAAGCAGCTCACAAAAGAGGATTTCGAGATGCGGGAAACCGGTGAGATACGTATCGGCGACAAGGGCAGGAAGGAGGTGCTCATCGCTTATCAGAAACGGAAGGACGAGGTTATCGAACATCCGTTCCTGGGCGAGAAGACGACGATAGGCCTGGTCCCGCATATCCAGGCGATGCTGCTCGCACGCTATGTCCGCGGGGACCTTGTACAGTATCCGCCTTTTTATATCAGGTAGGAGGATAACTCATGCTTGTACTGGTGACCTACGACGTATCGACGCTGGACGCGAGAGGAACAAAAAGACTCCGCAAGGTAGCTAAAACCTGCGTCAACTTCGGTATCCGGGTGCAGAAATCCGTATTCGAGTGCAAACTCGATCCCGCGCGGTGGGAATTCCTCAAGGACAAACTGCTTAAAGCCTATGATCCCAGGGAAGACAGCCTCAGGTTTTATTTTCTGGGAAGCAACTGGAAAAGACGCGTGGAGCATCACGGCCTCTCCTCTTCCGTCGAGCATGACGAACCCATGATAGTTTAACGCTAACCATAAGTGATCGCTGAAATGCAGGGATGTTAGCGGGGCAGTTTTCTTCAATAAAGAAGGCCGCTCACATGGTCTTTGAAAACTCCATCACATGCAATTTACAGAACGATTGGCGAAATCTGCTTGTAACTACTGGATATTTCAGGGATAATTCTTGAACAGTCGCGCCCCTCGCGGGCGCGTGGATTGAAACTTAATAGAATAACGTAATTGCACTCAATTTTAAAAGTCGCGCCCCTCGCGGGCGCGTGGATTGAAACAATTTCCGCCGGGGTGATGCGCCCTTTTGCTTTTTGTCGCGCCCCTCGCGGGCGCGTGGATTGAAACGTATGCGTGGTCACGATGCTGAAAGGACGGTTACTGTCGCGCCCCTCGCGGGCGCGTGGATTGAAACAAAAAACCAGCCGCTTGAATTTTTACCGAAATGGTCGCGCCCCTCGCGGGCGCGTGGATTGAAACTCCTCCAATGATACAACATATGGTGCAAAAAAATGTCGCGCCCCTCGCGGGCGCGTGGATTGAAACACCAATAGAAACAGCAGCTGCGGCCTTAGCCGCAGGTCGCGCCCCTCGCGGGCGCGTGGATTGAAACCATATCACCTCTCTTATATTACCAAGATAACTATGTCGCGCCCCTCGCGGGCGCGTGGATTGAAACCTTGATGTTCTTGAATTTCCCCACGTATACCATGTCGCGCCCCTCGCGGGCGCGTGGATTGAAACACCCTGAGGGTGTCAATTACAGACATTTCCCCCCCGTCGCGCCCCTCGCGGGCGCGTGGATTGAAACAGTGATTTCTCATCGGGCATGGAGGCTGTCAACCGTCGCGCCCCTCGCGGGCGCGTGGATTGAAACTTTATCCGCGCGAGTTTGTCGAGATAGTACTCAAGTCGCGCCCCTCGCGGGCGCGTGGATTGAAACATAAATGAGAACCTATAACCTTGACCCCATAATGTCGCGCCCCTCGCGGGCGCGTGGATTGAAACCAGGTAATGACCGGGTATCCTGCGCAGCATCGAGTCGCGCCCCTCGCGGGCGCGTGGATTGAAACTTGCGATATAGTGTCGCCATGTCAGTCCACCAAGTGTCGCGCCCCTCGCGGGCGCGTGGATTGAAACATGACGCTTTCTCCTGTAGTTTCTCCTTGTAGGCTGTCGCGCCCCTCGCGGGCGCGTGGATTGAAACCATCATATATTTCCTTTTGTAATCGATCGGGATGGTCGCGCCCCTCGCGGGCGCGTGGATTGAAACATAAAGAATAGGCAAATCCAAATTATGAAATTCTAGTCGCGCCCCTCGCGGGCGCGTGGATTGAAACACCCAGCATGTATTGCTGGTTTACCGACCCGATAGTCGCGCCCCTCGCGGGCGCGTGGATTGAAACACTTAAATTGAACAACATATATCACGTATTATGAGTTTTTGAAATTAAATGTCGAAATAAGTTGTTGTATTTGTGCGAAAACCATTCTTCTCTTGTTCATGCTATTAATTCTCCTCCGCCCTTTGTTTTATGCTGTTTCGGAAAATTCATCATAAAACAATGCTTGGAAATTAATAGCTTTTTTATTTTCCCCCGCTATCCTAGGAGACAGCAGTGAATTTTTATTAATGGGGCATATACAAAAGCTTATCACCGATGGAGGCTATCCGATGAAACACCTTCAACACACAATCAAAGCCGTCATCACCGATGGCGACGAATACGGCTATGTCGGGAGCTGTTTCGGTCTCCCGGTCGTTACCCAGGGCTCTACCCTCGACGAGGTGGTAAACAACCTCAAAGAAGCTATTGAGCTTCATCTTGAAGGAGAAAATCTTACGGAAATGGGGTACGCCCATAATCCTTCGATAATTATCACTTACGAGCTAGCGCCAGGGTATGCCAAGGCTTAGGCGTCTCTCCGGGCAACAGGTGATAAAGATTCTGGAGCGGTTCGGTTTCCAGCAGGCGTCACAGTATATTGATCCCGAATTGCTCAAAAAGGAACTATACACGGATTGATGCGAGGAGGCACATGCCCAACCGCTTTCTCATCAACCGTGCACCCTCCCGTACTCGTCTTCCCCCTCCTCCGATCCACCGCCGTCGCGCCCGGAATTAAGCACGTCGTCTCTGGTAATCTCCACGCGCTCATGCCAGTCTCGGACCGGGAGAGGGAGTGCGCGAACACAAGACAGGTGAACGGGAGGAACATCACGGCTTCGGGGATATGGGCCCAGCACGCCTGCACGATGTCGTTGGTCGTAGTGCCGGGATGATGGTTCGTGATTATCGGTCACCACCACGAATTTGAATTGACGTTTCGACAAGATATTCAAAATTATCAGGGCGGAGGACTGCCATGGACAAAAAAATCAGGAAAGACCTGGTACTGATACTTTCGATAATGCTCCTCTTTTCCCTGTCGGCAGTCGTCTTTTCTAACTTCCTGCCGGGAACCCAGGAAACAGGCCAGCAGGTCGTACGATTCATCCTGACGCTGGTCCTTGTCGTCTTCGCGCTTCGAGGAGCTGCCTGGGCCTTATGGATATTGAGCATACTCGCCGCCGCGGGCGGGGCGCACATAGTGGTCTCGTCATTGTCGTCTGTCTCGGAAAATACCTTTGGTGCCGTGTTCGGTATTGTCATGGGAGCCTGGTTTCTTTTCGCCGGCGTCTATCTCGCGGTCACAAGAAACAGGGGATGACTTCCTCCGGTTTAAAACTGCAAGGGCTGAAATCCGGGATCACGGCGGGGATTCCCGTATTTATCGGGTACTTCCCGATCGCGGTGACCTTTGGCCTTCTCGCGGTATCCGCCAGACTTTCCCTTGCCGAGACCTTTGGGTTTTCTGCAATCGTTTTCGCCGGGGCGAGCCAGTTCATGGGCCTCACGATGGTCCTCAACGGGACGGGCGCGGGGGAGATCGTTCTCGCGACGTTTCTCCTCAATTTCCGGCACTTCCTCATGAGCGCATCCCTGTCCTCGCGGACCTCGTTCAGGAAGGGAATAATTCCCTTCATCGCGTTCGGGATAACGGACGAGACCTTTTCGGTCTCATCGATGCGGGAAGAGGCGCTCTCCCATTCCTTCGTGCTGGGACTCAACTTCACGGCATATGCGGGTTGGCTCTCGGGCACCGTCGCGGGATTCGTCGCGGGAAATTTCCTGCCGCATAATTTACGGGAGGGCATGTCGATCTGCCTTTACGCGATGTTCGTCGCCCTGCTGGTCCCGGCTGTGAAGAAATCCTTCAGGGCGGGAATACCGGCCCTCGCCGCGGGGCTGTGCAATTCGCTGCTTGCCTGGTGCGCTTTTTTCGGCTCCGGCTGGAACATCATCATTTCGATTCTCGTCGGGTCGGCCGCGGGGATGATTCTTTACCGGGGGGAATGACATGGAGATAATCATCCTGGTGCTCGCGATGGGCGCGGTCACCTATCTTCCAAGGCTCCTGCCGTTCTACTTCATCGATGTTGAAAGGATCCCGGCGAGGCTCAAGCTGTTTCTTTCTTTTATCCCCTACGCCGCGCTGGGGGCGCTGCTGCTTCCCGGGGGCATGTACGCCGTGGAAGGCAGGCCGCTCGTGTCCGCCCTGGGCATCGCCGCCTCTGCCGCCGTCGCGTGGTTCAACGGTAATCTCATACTCACGGTGATTTTGTCGGCGGTTGCGACTTCCATCATGATCGCTGCGGGTCTTTGAGTCGGGTCACCCGCCCGCGCGCGCCTTTCCGGAAAGGTAATGCGCATTCCCCGATCAAGGCCTTTTCCGCACCTCTTCCACGAACCGCGCAAAGATCGCGTCGAATCGCGTGTCCTCGCTCCTGAGCATCTCGGGATGGAACTGCGTGCCCAGCAGGAATTGCACACCCGTGCCCTCTATACCCTCCACGAAGCCGTCGGAGGAGCGGGCTGATACACGCATCCCCTGCGCGACGCGCTTCGCGCCCTGGTGATGATAGGTGTTGACCCTGAGCGTGTCCGTGCCCAGGAGCCCGGCGAGCACGGTCCCGCGCTCGAGGCTCACCTCGTGGAAGCAGGGCCGCGCGTGCTTGTAGAACCACAGGTCGAGTGACTCGCGGTGGGCGACCGGCGTGCCGGTCTTGTAGTAGGCGGGTATGTCCTGCCAGAGCGAACCCCCGTAAAACACGTTCAGCATCTGCATCCCGCGGCAGATGCCCAGCACCGGGAGCTTCTTGTCCCGCGCGTACGCGAGCGCCCTGAACTCGAGCTCGTCCAGCCTCGCGTCGCTTCCCTCGCACTTCTCGGCGCGCTCCTCGCCGTAGCGCGCGGGCTCGATATCGAAGCCCCCCGGCACGAGAAGGCCCGCGGCCGTCGCGAGCTTCGCGTCCGCATCGGCGGGCGAATCATTGACGGAGATGCGCACCGGCCGCGCCCCGTGGGCCTTGAGCGCGTCGCAGTAATCGCCGTTAATATCGACCCCCCATTTAAAGAAGAGGGACTGGATTTTCCCGTAGGTGACGGCGACGGGCAGAGCGCTCGGGTCGGGCGCTTCGGTCTTGCACCCGGCGGCCGGGAATAAAATCGATGCGATGAAAAGAAGCGGAAGCAGTCTGCGGTTCATGGGCGTGTCCTCCATGGCGTGTTGATCGGCGATGCCCGCCTGCAAATCCCGGGCCAGCTAGGGGAAGAAGGCGCCAGGGAATCCGC
This genomic interval from Spirochaetota bacterium contains the following:
- a CDS encoding gamma-glutamyl-gamma-aminobutyrate hydrolase family protein; this translates as MEDTPMNRRLLPLLFIASILFPAAGCKTEAPDPSALPVAVTYGKIQSLFFKWGVDINGDYCDALKAHGARPVRISVNDSPADADAKLATAAGLLVPGGFDIEPARYGEERAEKCEGSDARLDELEFRALAYARDKKLPVLGICRGMQMLNVFYGGSLWQDIPAYYKTGTPVAHRESLDLWFYKHARPCFHEVSLERGTVLAGLLGTDTLRVNTYHHQGAKRVAQGMRVSARSSDGFVEGIEGTGVQFLLGTQFHPEMLRSEDTRFDAIFARFVEEVRKRP
- the cas1c gene encoding type I-C CRISPR-associated endonuclease Cas1, with translation MKRHLNTLYITSPDAYIHKEGMTFVVEIDEKKVLQAPVQTIENIVCFGFKPVTPALMAFCAENNIGVCYLSMHGRFLARVYGEQHGNVLLRKKHYSMSDSEEQSLSVARNIVAAKIANSRNILQRHIRNHGEDEGGDMCAGVRSLARTMKLVEGAHSLDTLRGFEGESASAYFGCFNELITSQREDFQFKGRSRRPPLDNINALLSFVYMLLVNDIRSALETTGLDPQVGFLHRLRPGRPSLALDIMEELRAYIADRVVLNLINLKQLTKEDFEMRETGEIRIGDKGRKEVLIAYQKRKDEVIEHPFLGEKTTIGLVPHIQAMLLARYVRGDLVQYPPFYIR
- a CDS encoding type II toxin-antitoxin system HicB family antitoxin, encoding MKHLQHTIKAVITDGDEYGYVGSCFGLPVVTQGSTLDEVVNNLKEAIELHLEGENLTEMGYAHNPSIIITYELAPGYAKA
- a CDS encoding DUF2442 domain-containing protein, whose amino-acid sequence is MRKISDVAISGHNGLLVRFADGDEKICDIAPFLERGDFQELKDPSLFKTAKSITWGVEWDNGLDLSADTLDAIGKPAENAISGERQKP
- the cas8c gene encoding type I-C CRISPR-associated protein Cas8c/Csd1, with protein sequence MILQALYEYYQRKAADPESDIATEGFEKKEIKYIIKIREDGSFNDLIDTRENKIGHFYILPKSVGRSGSNSWQTAFLLWDHYGYVLAFPRDDTIKAIDMAKKQNEAFINRIRNLPGEVRVDKGINAILNFYNKNQQEKVIKHPLWKECSSIPGCNLTFQLESDQCLVSERELLANFISNSISQTNQEEANKPPIEGYCLITGKKGVIKRTHTATPIPGSKSNAKILAFQKNSGYDSYGKEQAYNAPVSLQAEAAYSTALKTLLDKNSQNKLLINDITTVFWAEKKPAMYDLEENFKWLIDDSPKDDPDKGARAVKGLFDSVLSGKRTIDEGNRFYVLGLSPNSARISVRFWKVGKVSDFEDNIKQHFNDFEIVRGPQEPDYLPLSKILRATALEYKIDNVPPNLAGKVIESMLDGTPYPDSLLNLDMNRIRAERVVTRTRAAILKAYFNRYNRFYNKNEKEVLMSLDKVKNDIGYRLGRLFAVIEKIDEEGGAGTVRERFYGAASTSPGTVFSRLLTLKNHHLAKLDNVGRRVNFEKEICEICDEIQDFPSHLIMKEQAQFAIGYYHQRQDYFKPKSDNK
- a CDS encoding AzlD domain-containing protein translates to MEIIILVLAMGAVTYLPRLLPFYFIDVERIPARLKLFLSFIPYAALGALLLPGGMYAVEGRPLVSALGIAASAAVAWFNGNLILTVILSAVATSIMIAAGL
- a CDS encoding DUF4160 domain-containing protein → MPVISMFYGIIVRMFNFDNQKHHTPHIHVEYQNESAVVAIESGELLQGDLPPRAKRILFAWMEIHREELIADWRLAVNGEHPFKIRPLD
- the cas4 gene encoding CRISPR-associated protein Cas4, encoding MFPEEDYIQLSSIQHYIFCKRQCALIHVEGLWAENRFTARGKIMHERADSGDDETRGDMRIARSLNIYSKRLGLSGRADVVEFKKEGGTEHPFPVEYKSGQPKRDICDLAQICAQALCLEEMTGLPVREGAIYYGRPRRRLAVELDDALRRETEDIIAAVHRMIETRTVPAAKREKKCDSCSLLEQCMPGIGEKRLATYIRGLYTIDEETS
- the cas2 gene encoding CRISPR-associated endonuclease Cas2, producing MLVLVTYDVSTLDARGTKRLRKVAKTCVNFGIRVQKSVFECKLDPARWEFLKDKLLKAYDPREDSLRFYFLGSNWKRRVEHHGLSSSVEHDEPMIV
- a CDS encoding branched-chain amino acid ABC transporter permease, yielding MTSSGLKLQGLKSGITAGIPVFIGYFPIAVTFGLLAVSARLSLAETFGFSAIVFAGASQFMGLTMVLNGTGAGEIVLATFLLNFRHFLMSASLSSRTSFRKGIIPFIAFGITDETFSVSSMREEALSHSFVLGLNFTAYAGWLSGTVAGFVAGNFLPHNLREGMSICLYAMFVALLVPAVKKSFRAGIPALAAGLCNSLLAWCAFFGSGWNIIISILVGSAAGMILYRGE
- the cas7c gene encoding type I-C CRISPR-associated protein Cas7/Csd2 — translated: MNTIDRRHDFVLFFDVKDGNPNGDPDAGNLPRIDAENGMGLVTDVCLKRKVRNYVQLIQTNKKGYEIFVKERGILNDLIEKAYSDLKIDLEKPPVNTEDGKKRNGSGIAQGSEISKGREKMCKDYYDIRSFGGVLSTGANAGQVRGPIQFTFARSLEPVVALEHCITRMAVTRREDYEEKGKDREMGRKFTVPYGLYRAHGFVSAHLAAQTGFSQDDLDLFWKALQEMFEHDRSAARGFMCTRALVVFEHATALGNKPAHTLFDRVSWKRIKDGPARDFTDYQILLDGQPVKEIYLKVPVANQ